In Brucella melitensis bv. 1 str. 16M, a genomic segment contains:
- a CDS encoding DUF4198 domain-containing protein yields the protein MKKLFYSGLCLMWFSTAACAHFQELIPSEDVVTEGGPVTLDLIFTHPMDRGPTMDMEKPKRFGVKRGDKIIDLSSRLEERKIDGKRAWRAKDEITEPGASLYFVEPQPYWEPAEKKYIVHYAKVLVDGFASGEDWDSMVGLPVEIEPLTRPTGLWTGNVFTGVVLKNGKPVPNAEIEVEYVNDGSVKVPNPTFVTQVLKADSNGTFSYAMPRAGWWGFAALTEGDEKMKRPDGSLAPVEVGGLIWVKATDMK from the coding sequence ATGAAGAAGCTTTTTTATTCTGGCCTTTGTCTTATGTGGTTTTCGACTGCTGCTTGTGCGCATTTTCAGGAACTCATTCCCTCCGAAGACGTCGTGACCGAGGGCGGCCCGGTAACGCTTGATCTCATCTTCACCCACCCGATGGATCGCGGCCCGACCATGGACATGGAGAAGCCGAAGCGTTTCGGCGTCAAGCGCGGCGACAAGATCATCGATCTCAGCAGTCGGCTGGAAGAGCGAAAGATTGACGGCAAGCGCGCGTGGCGGGCGAAGGATGAAATCACCGAGCCCGGCGCTTCGCTCTATTTCGTAGAGCCGCAGCCCTATTGGGAGCCAGCGGAAAAGAAATACATCGTCCATTATGCCAAGGTTCTGGTGGATGGCTTTGCCTCTGGCGAGGATTGGGATTCCATGGTCGGCCTGCCGGTCGAGATAGAACCGCTCACGCGCCCGACCGGGCTTTGGACCGGCAATGTCTTCACCGGCGTCGTTCTCAAGAACGGCAAACCCGTACCGAACGCCGAGATTGAGGTGGAATATGTCAATGACGGATCGGTCAAGGTGCCGAACCCGACCTTCGTCACACAGGTTTTGAAGGCTGATAGCAACGGCACATTCTCCTATGCCATGCCGCGCGCCGGATGGTGGGGCTTTGCAGCACTGACCGAGGGCGACGAAAAGATGAAGCGGCCGGATGGAAGCCTTGCCCCCGTCGAGGTTGGCGGGCTGATCTGGGTCAAAGCGACCGACATGAAATAA
- the ureE gene encoding urease accessory protein UreE (involved in the assembly of the urease metallocenter; possible nickel donor), whose amino-acid sequence MIIIEGIVGNSHDPQWRDRLADAKIDWLVLDQWEAQKSRLRKATSGDVELALSLDRNTHLHDGDILLWNEGDKCAVVARVHLKEVMVIDLASVIGEDGNAIVRTVFELGHALGNQHWPAVVKETKVFVPLTVDRKVMASVMKTHNLPGVTYEFMPGADVIPYMAPHEARRLFGGADSMLQSHDHQHGQEHHHHDHAHGHDH is encoded by the coding sequence ATGATTATCATCGAGGGCATTGTCGGCAATTCACACGATCCGCAATGGCGTGACCGGCTTGCCGATGCCAAGATCGATTGGCTTGTGCTCGACCAGTGGGAGGCCCAGAAAAGCCGGTTGCGCAAGGCCACGTCCGGCGACGTGGAGCTTGCGCTGTCGCTCGACCGCAATACGCATCTGCATGATGGCGATATCCTGCTGTGGAACGAGGGCGACAAATGCGCCGTTGTCGCGCGCGTCCATCTCAAGGAAGTGATGGTGATTGATCTTGCCTCGGTGATCGGCGAGGATGGCAATGCCATCGTGCGCACCGTGTTCGAGCTTGGCCACGCGCTCGGCAACCAGCATTGGCCTGCCGTCGTCAAGGAAACCAAGGTTTTCGTGCCGCTGACAGTTGATCGCAAGGTCATGGCTTCGGTGATGAAAACCCATAATCTTCCCGGCGTCACCTATGAGTTCATGCCCGGCGCGGACGTTATCCCCTATATGGCCCCGCACGAAGCGCGGCGTCTTTTCGGCGGAGCGGATTCCATGCTGCAATCGCATGATCATCAGCACGGGCAGGAGCATCATCACCATGACCATGCGCACGGCCACGATCACTGA
- the yut gene encoding urea transporter codes for MADAPSRWSEIVEGNSLIRFIDINLRGAGQVIFQNNPLTGLFFLAAIVWGAITVGQIAIAIGSVIALFVATSIAMLLGGDRLSLRQGMFGFNGLLVGAAVPALLAPRPAMWFILVIGAAVSTVVMLAVSKIMKTWDAPALTFPFVLTTWFLVLAAYAFGHLPIDSMGPPALPHDASASAQFSPSWFELLEAWLKGPAQVFLLNNAVSGVLVVIGLLINSVWAGVFALFGSAIALSLSLALGASLADIEAGLFGFSPVLTAVGLGCVFFRPSLRVTLFAVLGTVFTVIVQGAMDVALTPLGIPTFTAPFVFVTWLFLLPKTNLEPHPHAPGRGSAGGGHNAKPDTTKPAS; via the coding sequence ATGGCAGACGCCCCGTCACGCTGGTCTGAAATCGTCGAAGGCAATTCCCTTATCCGTTTCATTGACATCAATCTGCGCGGCGCAGGGCAGGTTATCTTTCAGAACAACCCGCTGACGGGACTGTTCTTTCTTGCCGCGATCGTCTGGGGCGCCATCACTGTGGGACAGATTGCCATCGCGATCGGTTCGGTGATCGCCCTTTTCGTGGCAACCAGCATCGCCATGCTGCTGGGGGGCGACAGGCTATCGCTGCGGCAGGGCATGTTCGGATTCAACGGGCTGCTTGTGGGGGCTGCCGTGCCCGCCCTTCTCGCGCCCCGCCCCGCCATGTGGTTCATCCTCGTGATCGGCGCCGCAGTCTCGACCGTGGTAATGCTTGCCGTTTCCAAGATCATGAAAACATGGGATGCGCCAGCACTCACCTTTCCCTTTGTCCTGACGACATGGTTTCTGGTCCTTGCAGCCTATGCCTTTGGACATCTGCCCATTGACTCCATGGGGCCGCCCGCCTTGCCGCATGACGCCTCCGCATCGGCACAATTTTCGCCGTCCTGGTTCGAACTGCTTGAAGCGTGGCTGAAAGGCCCGGCGCAGGTCTTCCTCCTCAACAATGCCGTCAGCGGCGTCCTCGTGGTCATCGGCTTGCTGATAAATTCCGTCTGGGCAGGTGTTTTCGCCCTGTTCGGTTCAGCGATAGCCTTATCCCTGTCGCTGGCGCTTGGCGCCAGCCTCGCGGATATTGAAGCCGGCCTTTTCGGCTTCAGCCCGGTTCTGACCGCCGTCGGCCTCGGCTGCGTGTTCTTCCGGCCCTCCCTGCGCGTGACCTTGTTCGCCGTGCTGGGCACGGTTTTCACCGTCATCGTGCAAGGCGCAATGGATGTGGCTTTGACTCCGCTTGGAATCCCCACATTCACCGCTCCTTTCGTTTTCGTGACTTGGCTTTTCCTTTTGCCCAAGACTAATCTGGAACCGCACCCCCATGCGCCTGGCAGGGGAAGTGCTGGCGGCGGGCACAACGCCAAACCGGATACAACCAAGCCTGCATCCTGA
- the ureG gene encoding urease accessory protein UreG codes for MKKIPRIGVGGPVGSGKTAIIEAVVPILIKLGYRILVITNDIVTTEDAKHVQRTLKGVLIEDRIVGVETGGCPHTAVREDPSMNLAAVEEMEAKFPDTDLVLLESGGDNLTLTFSPALIDFFIYVIDVAAGDKIPRKNGPGISQSDILVINKTDLAPYVGASLQVMDDDSRMMRGKKPFVFTNCKTNEGIDDLVHLIRENVLFDTEVSKESA; via the coding sequence ATGAAAAAAATTCCGCGCATCGGCGTCGGCGGGCCGGTTGGCTCCGGCAAGACGGCCATCATCGAAGCCGTCGTGCCAATCCTTATCAAGCTTGGCTATCGCATTCTCGTCATCACCAATGACATCGTGACCACCGAGGATGCCAAGCATGTGCAGCGCACGCTCAAGGGCGTGCTGATCGAAGACCGCATCGTCGGGGTTGAAACCGGCGGCTGTCCGCACACTGCGGTTCGCGAAGACCCAAGCATGAACCTTGCCGCTGTCGAGGAAATGGAGGCGAAGTTTCCCGACACCGATCTCGTTTTGCTGGAAAGCGGCGGCGATAACCTGACGCTCACTTTCAGCCCCGCGCTCATCGATTTCTTCATCTATGTGATCGACGTTGCCGCGGGCGACAAGATTCCGCGCAAGAACGGCCCCGGCATCAGCCAGTCGGATATTCTGGTCATCAACAAGACCGATCTTGCGCCCTATGTCGGTGCAAGCTTGCAGGTGATGGACGATGATTCCCGCATGATGCGCGGCAAGAAGCCTTTCGTCTTCACCAATTGCAAGACGAACGAAGGCATTGACGATCTTGTGCACCTGATCCGTGAAAACGTCCTTTTCGACACCGAGGTCAGCAAGGAGAGTGCATAA
- a CDS encoding urease accessory protein UreD: MLGKARELANYQDEPEQLPTGSFGKNAFLRLGFERRPERTVLATLHRRAPLIVQQALYWDEGMPTLPCVSIISNAGGILQGDRYAIEIDLEPDTQAHVTTQSATRIQEMDANFATQTQTITLGANSYLEYIPHPIIPHKHSRFVQQTEVTIHPTATLIYSEVLMAGRKYYGTGELFHYDLFSSKFHAAHTDGTSLFTEKFIVEPARGNVSRLGAMGSFHVFGNLILLTPKTHADRLFETIDPVFDMDEGIAWGASRLPNDAGLLFKVLGMESAPVRAAIRKIWEAARQEVTGASLPENFLWA; this comes from the coding sequence ATGCTTGGCAAGGCGCGGGAACTGGCAAATTATCAGGATGAGCCGGAACAGTTACCCACCGGCTCGTTCGGCAAGAACGCCTTCCTGCGCCTTGGCTTTGAACGCCGGCCCGAGCGCACGGTGCTTGCCACGCTGCACCGCCGCGCGCCGCTGATCGTGCAGCAGGCGCTTTACTGGGATGAGGGAATGCCGACGCTTCCCTGCGTCAGCATCATTTCCAATGCAGGCGGCATCCTGCAAGGCGACCGCTACGCAATCGAAATCGACCTGGAGCCGGACACGCAGGCACATGTCACCACGCAGTCGGCCACCCGTATTCAGGAAATGGACGCGAATTTCGCAACCCAGACCCAGACCATAACGCTTGGCGCGAATTCCTATCTCGAATATATCCCCCACCCGATCATTCCGCACAAACACTCCCGTTTCGTGCAGCAAACCGAAGTCACGATCCATCCGACGGCAACACTGATCTATTCCGAAGTCCTGATGGCGGGCCGTAAATATTACGGCACCGGCGAACTGTTCCATTACGATCTGTTCTCATCGAAATTTCATGCTGCACACACGGATGGAACTTCGCTTTTCACGGAAAAATTCATCGTCGAACCGGCGCGCGGCAATGTTTCCCGCCTTGGCGCCATGGGTTCATTCCACGTTTTCGGCAATCTCATCCTGCTCACGCCGAAAACCCATGCAGACCGGCTTTTCGAGACAATCGATCCAGTTTTCGACATGGATGAAGGAATTGCCTGGGGGGCAAGCCGCCTGCCCAACGATGCGGGACTTCTGTTCAAGGTACTGGGCATGGAAAGCGCGCCTGTACGCGCGGCGATCCGCAAAATCTGGGAAGCCGCGCGCCAGGAAGTCACCGGCGCAAGCCTGCCCGAAAACTTCCTCTGGGCATAG
- a CDS encoding urease accessory protein UreF, translating to MTMRTATITEFSSSYRSLPGLLHLLQFGDSALPIGGFSFSNGLESAIQQNLVHDKETLREFTLTAMNQAATSDRIALLTAHRAARADDRGALQVIDKAVFERKLNEETRLMTVRMGRKLCELSASIIDDRLNRDWLECIKTAETPGTHPVSLGLAFAALDVDGRDAFGAQQYGVATTILGAALRLMRVSFMDTQKILLEATSTVAPAYEEIADAGIEDMASFAPMVDILAAVHVKGHVRMFMN from the coding sequence ATGACCATGCGCACGGCCACGATCACTGAGTTCAGCTCATCCTATCGCAGCCTGCCGGGCCTCCTGCACCTGCTGCAATTCGGGGACTCTGCCCTGCCGATTGGCGGGTTTTCGTTTTCCAACGGCCTGGAATCGGCAATCCAGCAAAATCTGGTGCATGATAAGGAGACCCTGCGGGAATTCACGCTGACTGCAATGAACCAGGCCGCAACATCGGACAGAATTGCGCTTCTGACGGCTCATCGTGCCGCCAGGGCAGACGACCGCGGGGCATTGCAGGTGATTGACAAGGCTGTTTTTGAGCGCAAGCTCAACGAAGAGACAAGGCTGATGACCGTCCGCATGGGGCGCAAACTCTGCGAGCTTTCGGCATCGATCATTGATGACAGGCTGAACCGCGACTGGCTGGAATGCATCAAGACGGCCGAAACACCGGGCACCCATCCGGTCAGCCTCGGGCTTGCTTTTGCGGCGCTTGATGTCGATGGCCGCGATGCCTTCGGCGCCCAGCAATATGGCGTTGCCACAACCATTCTCGGCGCGGCGCTGCGACTGATGCGCGTTTCCTTCATGGATACGCAAAAAATTCTGCTGGAGGCGACATCCACCGTTGCCCCCGCTTACGAGGAGATTGCGGACGCCGGCATCGAGGATATGGCAAGCTTCGCCCCGATGGTCGACATTCTGGCGGCGGTGCACGTCAAGGGCCATGTCCGCATGTTCATGAATTAA
- the cbiQ gene encoding cobalt ECF transporter T component CbiQ, whose protein sequence is MTPATDFADQGPANNPIDRLHPKTRLVMTLAILIFATIIHNPIVLAISMAAAIILVRIAKAPWHKLRHRLLHLEGFMIVLLVLLPFTMPGRPLLELGPLVATVEGTVRALTVAIKVNICVLSIYALLGSLDPIRIGQAAESLGLSPKFVRLFLITVRYVSVFRAETGRLSEAMRVRGFRPRSNMHTWRTFGNLAGTMVVRSIERAERGDEAMRCRGFSGTMPATPATAAQRRDAVFASLFFCAMFGLLLVEFIA, encoded by the coding sequence ATGACGCCCGCCACCGACTTTGCTGACCAAGGCCCGGCAAACAATCCGATTGACCGCCTGCACCCGAAAACACGGCTGGTCATGACGCTTGCCATCCTTATCTTCGCAACCATCATTCACAATCCTATCGTTCTGGCCATTTCAATGGCGGCGGCAATCATTCTGGTCCGCATCGCCAAAGCGCCCTGGCACAAGCTGCGCCATCGGCTGCTGCATCTGGAAGGCTTCATGATTGTGCTTCTGGTTCTGCTGCCATTCACCATGCCGGGCAGGCCGCTGCTTGAGCTTGGCCCTCTCGTCGCCACGGTGGAAGGCACGGTGCGCGCGCTGACGGTGGCGATCAAGGTCAATATCTGCGTGCTCTCCATCTATGCGCTGCTGGGCTCGCTCGACCCGATCCGTATCGGTCAGGCTGCCGAAAGTCTTGGCCTGTCACCCAAATTCGTCAGGCTGTTTCTCATCACCGTGCGTTATGTTTCGGTTTTCCGTGCGGAAACGGGGCGCCTGAGCGAAGCCATGCGCGTGCGCGGTTTCCGCCCAAGATCGAATATGCATACCTGGCGCACATTCGGCAATCTTGCCGGAACCATGGTCGTGCGCTCGATAGAGCGCGCTGAACGGGGGGATGAGGCCATGCGCTGCCGCGGGTTTTCAGGAACCATGCCCGCCACGCCAGCGACGGCCGCGCAGCGCCGCGACGCAGTTTTCGCTTCCCTGTTCTTTTGCGCCATGTTCGGCCTTCTGCTCGTGGAGTTTATCGCATGA